The following are from one region of the Dermacentor albipictus isolate Rhodes 1998 colony chromosome 5, USDA_Dalb.pri_finalv2, whole genome shotgun sequence genome:
- the LOC135914774 gene encoding uncharacterized protein — translation MIVPLYHPASNGAAERVVQTIKDKLKKNQTGDFRTHIARVLFQYRTTPHDVIGHAPCELLLGRVVKTPLDVLHPDLRSAVLLKQLKQKLAAARGCRPGPLPESVAPVVTRNFCPSPLWSAGQVSPASASSLLVRMPDGATWHRHADHVRPLGTWPAPSTTTSEFQPAGVLAATPVAPSGAPPTLEGRWASVKPVTTHKADHCGPSGWSEALSGSTRHCHARPVNTGAQAEYSTAKATGSLLAWVAGTRPG, via the coding sequence atgataGTTCCGCTGTACCAtcctgcttcaaatggtgcagctgagcgggtggtgcaaaccatcaaggacaagctcaagaagaaccagactggggatttccggacgcaCATTGCCCGGGTACTGTTTCAGTACCGCaccacgccccacgatgtcaTTGGCcatgccccctgtgagctcctgctgggtcgggtggtcaagacacccttggacgtcttgcatccggacctccgatccgcagtgctcctgaagcagctaaagcagaagctggctgctgcccgagggtgccgtcccgggcctttgccggaGTCGGTAGCTCCAGTTGTCACTAGGAACTTTTGTCCTAGCCCACTCTGGTCCGCTGGACAGGTGTCTCCTGCCagtgcctcatcgctgctcgtccgcatgccagacggggccacatggcacagacacgccgaccatgttaggcctctcgggacctggccagcaccctcgactaccacttccgagttccagcccgcaggagtACTAGCGGCAACACCAGTCGCTCCCAGCGGAGCACCGCCCACCTTGGAGGGTCGTTGGGCCAGTGTCAAGCCAGTCACtactcacaaggccgaccactgcggACCCTCCGGATGGAGTGAGGCTctctcaggcagcacccggcatTGCCACGCCCGgcccgtcaacaccggtgcccaggcggagtactcgacggcgAAGGCCACCGGATCGTTActcgcctgggtagcaggcacTCGACCCGgctag